Proteins encoded together in one Salmo trutta chromosome 3, fSalTru1.1, whole genome shotgun sequence window:
- the LOC115187967 gene encoding histone H1.5-like isoform X1, translated as MPRNDRKKNVKRERKGKVNIESKGTVTVINRGQEKVQLKPPVKPPVKQHTKPVKNPGGRGLGKAGARRLGQLLKRAIQEKKNVTGNEKVPLPTTPVRLFKYQAEAASAPKTNNARHVTTRVSQLILQVVSQCKHRGGISMVDLKHALAAGGYDVTKNNTRVNLAVKGLVRKETLVQTTGAGASGSFKLNKKLTYEKRIKTRAMRDRAAVERAKQRDRAAAQRAKQRERAAAQRTKQKTGIWKPAAEKGKAFKPTGKGLKPGAKTNKPTGKAVKPAGKGLKPGAKTTKPTGKAVKPAGKAVKPAGKALKPGAKTTKPTGKTAKPAGKSPKPASKDKAVVGKGQREIGDRPKHVGKSHKPSPAKVQKTSYKAPKPAGKALKAANQKTCKMDVTPNTKPRIQRPRVAKRRASLWKWTESMD; from the exons ATGCCTAGAAACGACCGCAAAAAAAATGTCAAAcgagagagaaaagggaaagTTAACATAGAATCAAAGGGAACAGTTACAGTAATCAACAGAGGACAAGAGAAAGTTCAACTTAAACCGCCAGTAAAACCACCGGTCAAGCAGCATACGAAGCCAGTAAAAAACCCAGGTGGTCGGGGCCTTGGGAAAGCAGGGGCTAGACGTTTGGGTCAGCTATTGAAGCGTGCAAtccaagaaaaaaaaaatgttacagGAAACGAAAAAGTGCCTTTGCCAA CGACCCCAGTTCGTCTCTTCAAGTACCAGGCAGAGGCTGCATCTGCACCCAAAACCAACAATGCAAGGCATGTGACTACCCGGGTCTCCCAGCTCATCCTTCAGGTAGTCTCCCAGTGCAAGCACCGGGGTGGCATCTCCATGGTGGACCTCAAGCATGCCCTGGCTGCTGGTGGCTATGATGTCACCAAGAACAACACCCGTGTGAACTTAGCTGTGAAAGGCCTGGTGAGGAAGGAGACACTGGTGCAGACTACTGGAGCTGGTGCATCTGGGTCATTTAAACTCAACAAG AAACTGACGTATGAGAAGAGAATTAAGACAAGAGCCATGAGAGACCGTGCAGCAGTCGAGAGGGCCAAGCAGAGAGACCGTGCAGCAGCTCAGAGGGCCAAGCAGAGAGAACGTGCAGCAGCCCAGAGGACCAAGCAGAAAACAGGAATTTGGAAGCCAGCAGCAGAGAAAGGAAAGGCCTTTAAACCAACAGGAAAAGGACTGAAACCAGGAGCAAAAACTAATAAACCAACAGGAAAAGCTGTGAAACCAGCAGGAAAAGGACTGAAACCAGGAGCAAAAACTACTAAACCAACAGGAAAAGCTGTGAAACCAGCAGGAAAAGCTGTGAAACCAGCAGGAAAAGCTCTGAAACCAGGAGCAAAAACAACTAAACCAACAGGAAAAACAGCTAAACCAGCAGGCAAGTCACCTAAACCAGCTAGCAAGGACAAAGCAGTTGTAGGAAAAGGTCAAAGGGAAATTGGAGATAGACCAAAACATGTAGGCAAAAGCCACAAACCATCACCAGCCAAGGTCCAAAAAACAAGCTACAAAGCCCCTAAACCTGCAGGAAAGGCCTTGAAAGCAGCCAATCAGAAAACCTGCAAAATGGATGTAACCCCCAATACAAAGCCACGGATACAGCGACCTAGGGTTGCCAAAAGACGTGCTTCCTTGTGGAAATGGACCGAGAGTATGGACTAA
- the LOC115187967 gene encoding histone H1.5-like isoform X2 produces MVDLKHALAAGGYDVTKNNTRVNLAVKGLVRKETLVQTTGAGASGSFKLNKKLTYEKRIKTRAMRDRAAVERAKQRDRAAAQRAKQRERAAAQRTKQKTGIWKPAAEKGKAFKPTGKGLKPGAKTNKPTGKAVKPAGKGLKPGAKTTKPTGKAVKPAGKAVKPAGKALKPGAKTTKPTGKTAKPAGKSPKPASKDKAVVGKGQREIGDRPKHVGKSHKPSPAKVQKTSYKAPKPAGKALKAANQKTCKMDVTPNTKPRIQRPRVAKRRASLWKWTESMD; encoded by the exons ATGGTGGACCTCAAGCATGCCCTGGCTGCTGGTGGCTATGATGTCACCAAGAACAACACCCGTGTGAACTTAGCTGTGAAAGGCCTGGTGAGGAAGGAGACACTGGTGCAGACTACTGGAGCTGGTGCATCTGGGTCATTTAAACTCAACAAG AAACTGACGTATGAGAAGAGAATTAAGACAAGAGCCATGAGAGACCGTGCAGCAGTCGAGAGGGCCAAGCAGAGAGACCGTGCAGCAGCTCAGAGGGCCAAGCAGAGAGAACGTGCAGCAGCCCAGAGGACCAAGCAGAAAACAGGAATTTGGAAGCCAGCAGCAGAGAAAGGAAAGGCCTTTAAACCAACAGGAAAAGGACTGAAACCAGGAGCAAAAACTAATAAACCAACAGGAAAAGCTGTGAAACCAGCAGGAAAAGGACTGAAACCAGGAGCAAAAACTACTAAACCAACAGGAAAAGCTGTGAAACCAGCAGGAAAAGCTGTGAAACCAGCAGGAAAAGCTCTGAAACCAGGAGCAAAAACAACTAAACCAACAGGAAAAACAGCTAAACCAGCAGGCAAGTCACCTAAACCAGCTAGCAAGGACAAAGCAGTTGTAGGAAAAGGTCAAAGGGAAATTGGAGATAGACCAAAACATGTAGGCAAAAGCCACAAACCATCACCAGCCAAGGTCCAAAAAACAAGCTACAAAGCCCCTAAACCTGCAGGAAAGGCCTTGAAAGCAGCCAATCAGAAAACCTGCAAAATGGATGTAACCCCCAATACAAAGCCACGGATACAGCGACCTAGGGTTGCCAAAAGACGTGCTTCCTTGTGGAAATGGACCGAGAGTATGGACTAA